The genomic region GATGGACAGGTTGCCTCTACCTACACTGGAGCCAATGCCAAACCCTTTACTCACCGAGACTTGTAATTGATTTCCCCGCTTGAACAAGGAGACTGTCATGGTGCTACCCGGTGAGCCACCCGCTTGGCAATTTACAATGGCTGAAACCTATGTACCTCTAAGCTATGAGGACGAGGTGGTTGGCTTTTGTAAACCTGACTTTGCCGCTCGTATTGTCGATGCTCTCAACGACAACGAAAAACTCTATAAAGCCTTACGTCTGGCGTGTTACGACCTGGTCGGGCGATCGGGTGGAGGCGAAGTGCAACTCGATCTACTGATGGAGCAATATCTAACCAAAACGGCTTTCCCGACATCAGGTGTAGCTGCGATCGCCGTACTGTTGCGCGATCGCCAGGACGAGTTAGACGTCACCGACAAAGAGTTCATTCGCTTTTGTGACTCCTACCGCTTACCCAAGGAAAAATTACAGGCTATCTACGATGGGGAGGAGATCGACAGCGAAGATTTGGGCCCTCTCTCTCGTATTCTGGGGCGATCGGTCGATGATTTGATGCAGGTGTTAGAGGGCTCCGTGTGAGAGAGTTGCTTGCTGCCAGGTAATCCCCATCCCCCACTCCCAACTCACCTATTTCTCGTCTCCCCCTTATGGACACCATTCAACTAACTGGCATTCGCGCTTACGGCTACACTGGATATTTCCAGGAAGAACGGACGCTGGGGCAATGGTTTGAGGTCAATCTGACCCTGTGGATGGACTTATCCAAAGCAGGACAAAGCGATCGCCTTGAAGATACTTACAACTATTGCGATGCGGTTAAAGCAGCTCAGGAGTTGATCAAAACCTCAAAGTTTCTGTTAATTGAACGGTTGGTCGAAGCGATCGCGGAGGTGTTCTTGCAGGAGGAACAGGTGGAGCAGGTGCAAGTCAAATTGACCAAAGTTTCACCACCCATCCCCGATTTCACAGGACAAGTTTCAGTCGAAATTCTCCGCAGCAGAAACAGGGTTCTCTCATCCAATACCAGTTCTCTATCTCTTTAGAGAGAGGACGAACGGCAATACTGCGAAAGTACAATAAAAAGTTAAATCGACTGTAGCTGACGCTTACTTGACGCTTTTAACGCGTTAAATGAAGTGCATTTATTAAGCGATCGCTTTGTATGGTTTGTTGGTTCATACTAACACTCTAAAGCTTTGCAGACTCCTTTGTCGCCGTTCACTCCAGTCAGGTTCTAAAGCAACTTTAAGAAGGTCTGTGTGTTTCAATACCTTGCCCCATCATTTGTTTACAAGAGCTTAAAGCTTAAATAAAATTCAACACCGATTTAGGTTCGTGAGCTACACTATGGTTGCTATTGAAAAAACTTTATTAACCAGCGTTAAATATGTCTCATGTTCTGATAATTGAGCAACCCACGGCTGTTGATTCAACGGTAACCGCTGTTTATGAAGAAATTAAGTCAGAATTAGGGTTTGGCATGGTTCCAAACCTGTTTAAGTCAATGGCAAATAATCCTGGTTTCCTCAAAGGCAACTGGGAAACCTTTCGTGCCACGATCTTACAAGGACGACTTCCACGCACACTCAAAGAAATGATTGGAGTGGTGATTTCACAAGCGAATCAGAGCAATTACGCTTTAAAGGTTCATCTCCATGGTTTATCTGCATTGGGAATTAGTGAAGCCGTTCTGCAACTGCTGGTCGATGATTTTGAAAGTTGCCCATTACCGGAACGCCAAAAGGCGATCATTCAATTTGGTTTAAAGGCTGGTACCCAGCCAAAACTTTTAACGGCAAATGATTATCAAAGATTGCATGATTTAGGGTTGGATGAAGTTGAGATTTTCGAAATTATTGCAACCGCTAATTTGTTTACGTCTGTTAATCAATACACAGATGCGATCGCCTTAGATATTGATGCTTTGTAAGTTCATTTCTTGAATCTTTTTTAATATCTTTTCTATAAATGTTGTGAGCAGTTCCGATAAGTCTAATTATCTCCAATTAGAAACCCAAAATCGGCTTGAGCTGTTACGCGCAACTCGACGATTTTTAGCGGAATTGCAATCTCTCTCAACTCGTATTGCTACAGTTCAAGAAATTTCCACTGAGATTAATCGCTCACTCAATCTTGACCAAATTTTGCAGGTTGTGAGCCGACAAGCCAAATGGCTACTCGATTTTGACTATTGCAGCATCTGTTTGGGCAAAGCAGACGGTTCGCAACGGATGATTGCTTTATCTACCTCTTCTGAGCCGTTATCCGATTCAATCGATGCAGCCACTATTGAGCAGGCATTGCGCTCGCGGCAACCGCAACTACTCAAAGACCTGCCGATTGCAAACTCCTCATCCCATAATCCGTTGCGATCGCAACTCATCATCCCTCTGGAAAGTGAAGGGGAGATGCTAGGCACAATCAATTTCGCTCTCCATCAACCTCAGGGCTACACTCAGGAAGATATCCGCATTGCCTACTTGTTAGCCCTCCAATTAGCTGCCGCCATTCGCAATGCCAAACGCTTTGATGAGATGCATCGGCTGTACTCGGAGTTGCGACAGGCATACGCCGAATTGCGGCAACTAGAGGGCTTGCGGGATGAGTTAACTCACATGATTGTGCATGATTTGCGAAACCCGTTATCATCCATTCTGGTTGGATTAGAGATGATCGATGTGCTGCAAGACAATGCCGTTGAGCAGCAACGTTGGATTGAGATTGCTCAAAACGCGAGTGATTGCATGAATGGCATGATTGAAGACTTGTTGTATCTCAACAAGTTGGAAGCTGGCAAACTCAAACTCACGCTGCAACCCATCGATATAGCTCTGCTGATTCTAAATCGGGCGGAGAGTTATCGTGCTCAAGCAGAGACACAACGTAAAACCCTATTGCTGCGCCTGCCCCATGGATTGCCGACGATAATGGTCGATGCTAATTTAGTCAATCGCGTGATTGATAATCTGGTGAGCAATGCTCTTAAATATACTGAAGCAGGCGGTTTAATTGAGATTGGTGCTCAGCTTGAATCCGAGGGGTTGCAGGTCTACGTGCGAGATGATGGACACGGCGTTCCTGCTGAATATTGCGATCGCATTTTTGATAAATTTGTCCAGGTGACTGACCCAACCGGAGCCACTCTACGCAAGGGAATAGGACTGGGGTTGGCGTTTTGTCGCATGGCGATCGAGGCGCATGGGGGCAAGATCTGGGTAGAGTCGGTCACTCAGCGAGGTAGCACGTTTTCCTTCCGGTTGCCTCTAAGTCATGGCACCCCTGAACCGCCCAGTTTATTCGCTCCGCAACCGCCGATTGACGCGACGAATCACCCAATAACCAGCCGATAACGCCACCACTGCCAGGGCTAGGGCAGCGAGATCCAATGCTCCAGCTTTTTCAAAATCAAAGATAATAATCTTTCGAGCTACAGCCGTGAGTGAGGTCGCAATCACCAACTCGACTTGAATCTCATGCTTTTTTAAGTAAGCAGTAATATTCTCCAGGATCTCCAGCGCAACCAGGACGTTGAGAAACAACCCAAAGATTTCAATGAGTGTAGTGTTGAAGAATCCGTAGGGTTCAGTAAATAACTGGGATATTAAAACAATACACAAATCAACGATTGAAACGATTAACACCACCACCATCGCCACTGACAAAACCTTGGCAACAAAGGATTCAACTTTTTTGAGCGATTTGGTAAACGCTTCGTCACTCAAGGTAGAAGCCAACTGTTCAGAGAGGTTTCGGGGTCGTTCCATGGTAGGTTGCGATCGCTTCAATGACTGATTTGAGGAGCACCAGTGACATTTTAAGCGATTCCTGTACCCTTATCGTCTGTAATAGACTCTGGCGTCCATACCAAATGCTCGCAGGTAATCATTCCAACGCTCCGCAGCATTCCGGTTGACAAAAGGACCGACCAGCACATGCGGTCCTAACGGAGAGCGACGTTCTTCTACAACTTGGGCGATCGCAAATCCCTCTCCCAACCGCACTACCTGATCGTTAATGTCAGGTAGATCATCCGATTGACCAGGAATCACCACATAGTAAGACGAATCTGCGGCTGCCACCAAACGCGAGTCAGCGGTCGTCGAGCCATCAAAATTGGGCTGTTGCCCAAACACCACCTCACGCGCTGGAGTCGTTCGTACCGGAGTCAACTCTGGCAAAGGTTCCACCTCACGAGGAGCCGCATTTGCAAGAGCCATGGTTGGCTCTGCTGCAACCACTACGACATCGGCTCCAATGCCCTGTGTTGCCAGGGTTTGTATCTGACGTTCAGCACTACCAGGGTCAGCAAATACTCCCGCTTGAATTACTTGCCGTCCATCAAAGGTTTGCAAAAATGCACCTGATTCGACCTTCCGCACCTGCTCTAACAGCAGGGGACTGTTTCCATTCACCAATACCAAGTAACGTTGACTGGCATCACCGGGGCTAATCGAGGGGGTTGCCACAGCAGGAGAAGTCGCAGGCAAGGCAGGGAGGGTCGTTGATGGAGCAGGTACAATCAGAGGTGAGCCCGCCGGATACCCAGAGTTCGCCGGAAACTGGGCAGGAGGCAAAGCAGGCGATCCATCGACTCCAGCAGGGGGAGGCGGCAACCCATCAACAATTTGTTGTGCCAGCAGTTGTTCATCAGGGGAAAACTCTGCCCAGACAGGTGAAGCGGTTCCCGCCCAGGTTGCCAAAACCAGCATCACAGGGGAGAATCGAGCCACTGCCTGACGAAGTTTGAATGCTTCTCTGGAAGAAATTGCAACAGCGCGATTTGTCAATCGTAATTGGATGTAGTGGCAGATCATCGGTTTTTAACCCTACTGTGACGCTACTGATAGAGTCTATAGTACTCTCGACCTGGAAAATTGAAGCACATTTTGCCTGATTTTGTTGATATTTTTCTGTGAATGTTAGCCTAGAAATAATTCCTCATGATTTTTCTCACGTATTGGCAGCATGAACAAAGTCGTAGTCGGGTTATCGGGCGGCGTAGATAGCTCGGTAGCAGCCGCAACCCTGCACCGTCAGGGCTATGAAGTCGTCGGTCTAACCCTGTGGTTGATGAAGGGTAAGGGACAGTGCTGCTCAGAAGGCATGGTCGATGCGGC from Oscillatoria sp. FACHB-1407 harbors:
- the folB gene encoding dihydroneopterin aldolase — translated: MDTIQLTGIRAYGYTGYFQEERTLGQWFEVNLTLWMDLSKAGQSDRLEDTYNYCDAVKAAQELIKTSKFLLIERLVEAIAEVFLQEEQVEQVQVKLTKVSPPIPDFTGQVSVEILRSRNRVLSSNTSSLSL
- a CDS encoding carboxymuconolactone decarboxylase family protein, producing MSHVLIIEQPTAVDSTVTAVYEEIKSELGFGMVPNLFKSMANNPGFLKGNWETFRATILQGRLPRTLKEMIGVVISQANQSNYALKVHLHGLSALGISEAVLQLLVDDFESCPLPERQKAIIQFGLKAGTQPKLLTANDYQRLHDLGLDEVEIFEIIATANLFTSVNQYTDAIALDIDAL
- a CDS encoding GAF domain-containing sensor histidine kinase, which produces MSSSDKSNYLQLETQNRLELLRATRRFLAELQSLSTRIATVQEISTEINRSLNLDQILQVVSRQAKWLLDFDYCSICLGKADGSQRMIALSTSSEPLSDSIDAATIEQALRSRQPQLLKDLPIANSSSHNPLRSQLIIPLESEGEMLGTINFALHQPQGYTQEDIRIAYLLALQLAAAIRNAKRFDEMHRLYSELRQAYAELRQLEGLRDELTHMIVHDLRNPLSSILVGLEMIDVLQDNAVEQQRWIEIAQNASDCMNGMIEDLLYLNKLEAGKLKLTLQPIDIALLILNRAESYRAQAETQRKTLLLRLPHGLPTIMVDANLVNRVIDNLVSNALKYTEAGGLIEIGAQLESEGLQVYVRDDGHGVPAEYCDRIFDKFVQVTDPTGATLRKGIGLGLAFCRMAIEAHGGKIWVESVTQRGSTFSFRLPLSHGTPEPPSLFAPQPPIDATNHPITSR
- a CDS encoding phosphate-starvation-inducible PsiE family protein, which translates into the protein MERPRNLSEQLASTLSDEAFTKSLKKVESFVAKVLSVAMVVVLIVSIVDLCIVLISQLFTEPYGFFNTTLIEIFGLFLNVLVALEILENITAYLKKHEIQVELVIATSLTAVARKIIIFDFEKAGALDLAALALAVVALSAGYWVIRRVNRRLRSE